The Lonchura striata isolate bLonStr1 chromosome 11, bLonStr1.mat, whole genome shotgun sequence DNA segment TGGTGGCTCCTCTGAAGGCAGCACAGTCGCCACAGGGGTGCTTTTCACAGCTCTTGGTAAGAGAGGAaggatgaggagcagcttgtgCTGAATCAGGCTGGGGATGAAGCTGCCCAAATTCCCCAGGGCTAGGCGAGACACTGAGACACTGAGACACTGGAGCAGAGgttcagaaaatattctgtGGCCAATGCCAGGGGAATTTAGGAGTCCCTACCCACTTGGAAAAATACCCACCTCGCTCTTTCTCTACTTGCTGTGTGCTGCATGAAGCCAGTTGCACCGAGCCCTGGGGGGGTTGCACAACAGGTAGGACTTGGCAGGGAGGGATGGCTGGAGCTCACCTGGGCAGTGTGAAACCGGAGAGGAGGGCAGAGAAGCGGAGCCAGCATGGTATTCCACTGTATACTCCAGTATGGCAGAAGTAAACAGAATAAAGTGCCTTTTCCGAGGTGCATCACTGTTTTCCTCAGCTGTCTCCCTTGCCAGGCCTGTTTTAAGCTGCTGAGCGTCATTTGGAGGTAATGGACCATATTCTGGGCTCTTGCTCAAATTTTCCCCAGGCTGGAGTCCTAAAAACTTAAATAGAAACTGTCTGAGGGAGGGCAGAGGAAAAACTGAGCGCTGAGCTCAGGATGGGACCCAACAATAAtaccctgtgctgctccagctgggaatcTCATCACAGGGCACATCCTGCTCACACACATCTGGTGGGGAGCTAACATGAGCCCCCAGGGACCACGGGGGACCACTTGCACCCTTCTCACCCAGGATAAAATCCAGCACATGATCCCTCCCTAAACAATGACCCTGTGTGGTCCCAGTCCAAGGCTatggcagagctggggtggATCATGCCAGCAGTTTTCCTGACTGGGTTTATGGTGCCAAACTTCTGCTGAGCAGTAAATCGCACCTGCCCTGCTTCAGCTGGTGCTGGCACATCTCATGGGCACCCAAAGCCATCAGGGTGCAGGCAGGCACCCCGCGTCCCCACACCCCACAGGACAGGTCACAGGCACCTCTGAGCCTGCTTGGCCCAAGGGGGAGGCCGATGGATGTCTGCTCCCCACCTCCAAAACCTTGCTCCTGCCTCATCTAGAGGGAAAAATGAGGTTTCCTTCTGCTCAGAGGCAAATGAcaccctgtcccctctgtgaaATGGGGTCAGGGTGACCGTGCTGCCCACGCCATAGCTGGGAGATTGCCAGGGCCATGCTGCTCCCAAAGGCTAGGACAGCTTCTGCCTTTGACTCCGGATCACAGCTCTGCACCTCCCCAGCTCATTCAAACACACAGTTTTATTCTCTTCACTATTTACATACCCCCAGTGGGGGATGGGGGCTGCATCCACCTCCATCCACCGAgggctgtgttttccttcccagcGATTCCCGCCTCGTGCCCGGGGATTAAACAGAAGGAACGTGGCCTATTTTGTAAGGAACCCTGAAAGCAAAGCAGGTTATTTTTAAGGCTTGTGGTTgtattcctgctgctgggaaacaTCCCCTTCCTGAGGTCAGGGGAGGACAGGCAGTAACCTGGAAAACAGCAGCGGGGACGGCGGCTCTCCGGGGCCAAGCTCTGCTGGCAGGGTTTAAATCCTCAGGACTGAAGGACTGGGTTATTCCAGGTTTGCAGGACCAGAGGCAGCTTCAGTGCTGCCACTGCCACACACCCACCTGAGGAAGGGCTGAGGGGCCAGGAGGGCTCCTGCCTGCACCTGAAACACAAACCACAGCTCAGTCAATCTCAGAAGTTTCCTGGCCAGGCCCTTCTCTGGCACCTCCCCTGCCAAGCTGGCTATAAAGCTAGCAAAGGTTCAAGAagatcatggaatggtttgggttggaaggcgcCTTAAAGGTCATTTTGTTCCACCctccttccatgggcagggacaccttccactatcccaggttgttccaagcctcATTTAACCTggcctgaacacttccagggatggggcagccacaagcttctctgggcaaccagtgccagggcctcagcatcctcacagggaacaatttcttcccaatattccatctatccctgccctctgacaGTGGGAAGCCACTCACCACCTGTCCTATcgctccaggcccttgtccaaagtccctctccaggtCTCTTGGAGCCCCATTTTGGCCTTTGGAAGGGCTCCAAGATCTCCCCAGAgctttctcctctccaggtgaacacccCCAGTtatcccagcctgtccccagagTCCTCAGAGAGCATcttgggaagaaggaagggaacCATAACCCCACGGCCATCCCACCTGTGACAGGCTGGATCCAACACCTCTCCTGGGTAACACCAGCAGCTGGTCTCAGGTCAGGTTTCAGCAGGAGCGGGAGGCACTGGGGCTCACAGGCAGGGATGGACACAGAGCAGGAGGGGAGGCTCAGGTGACTGAACCAGTTGCCAGGCACCTATTCAAATGTAAACAAAGAATCCACCCGGGGCAGCTTGGATCCTTTGGCTTTGAAACCCCTCCGGGGAGCTTTAGCCATGCAAATGCAGAGGTTCAACAAAGGTGGGACTTGATTCCCAGCCTGGCTTCAGGAGACTGGGACCCACCTAAGCATCACATGCTTCCAAAATCCCCACTGCTCTGGACCACAACTGCTGCAGAAACTTGGAACAGCATTGTCCACACTTCTGGGAGtgagcacaggaccccctgagctCAGGCCCCCCACTCTGTTTTGGGGACGCATGGTCCCGgggctccagctgctctgtcccAATCCCAGAACCTCCCTGGCAGCTCTCACCAGCCCCAGGAGATGCTCTGGACTTCACCCGGAGCCaggagcagcatccctgggctcCCTCAGGGGACACAGGCCACCTGCCTGATGGCACCGATGAGGAGCAGTCTcctgggagggcaggaggacacCAAGGCAGGTGAAGGGGGGTCAGGTCCTCCCAGGAGCTCAGAGGCAGAGCCGAGGCTGACAGCTGCCTGCTGTGACAGGCTCAGTACCTCACTGGGCTCCAAGCCAAGCCCGGTGCCCCGGGATGCCGGgagccctccctccctgctctgtgcccgTCAGATTCGGGCCAGTCATGCCCACAGCCTGCAGAACAGGCTCAGCTGGCAGCAAGCCCGGCAGGACAGGATGGAGCCCGGGGGAAGAGCTGGAACGTCACCCTGGGAGCACCCCAAACAAACCCGCACAGGGACGGGGCTGGCCCGGAACCTGGCACCTGTCCCACCACCTGAGACAAAGCTCACGGATTCACGCTGCAGGGCCAGAGGAGATTCCCAGCTCCTAGGGACAGTGTGGGGTGGTGAGGACCCGGACACCAGAAAGCATCCCCGTGCCTGCCAcggctccccagcccagctgcgATTTAAATTTCAGACAAACCGAGCCTGAGCTCTGTTTCCACACCCAGCAACTCCAAGGCAGGCAGACAATGACGGAGGGATAaccacagcccagggcctgggctCCCCACCCCTTCTGCACAAACAACACACCCAGAGACAGCTCCCCGGCAGTGCAGGACCGAGCTCCCCATGCTCAGCAGCTTCCCAGGGACCGGAGAGAGGGAATCCgggctggcacagagagctGGGACAGGGCCTGACCTGAGCATCACCTTGGCCGTGCCTCGGAGGAGGAACCTGGAGGGCTGATAGACCCCCTTAGAGCTGATTTCCAGCTTATTCCCTAAAACAGACACCAATGATCCCCCATcacttccctgggctgggagcaggagggagcttTATTTATATCCACAGCCAAGGGAATACAGGGGTGCTCCAGGGAACCAGCTGGTGCTCGGATTTTTGCCCGGAGGAGCTAACTCAGGGTGATGCTTCGGAAATATTTGAGAAGCACAGCAATTAAAGGATAGGAGCTGGCAGGCTGAGCTGTCTCCCTCTGCCCTGATCCATGCCTGGGTCCACCCACCTGCATCCGCCCGGAATCACTCCTCTAGGCGGGCGCACACTCATCCACCTCCCGACACCGTGGGGGTGGCAGTGAAACTCCACTTGGCTCCTTCCCCCGAGTTGCTGCTGACCCTTATGGGCAGGCAGGACTTCTCCCCGCTGCCCCAGGGGTGCCCCCTCTCCCCGTGGCAGCTGTGCCTCCCCACGCCCCGTGCCAGCGTGTGCCCGCAGCGTGGCGTGCCCAGCAAGCCCCGTCCTGCCCGGCCAGcagctgcaccctgcgctcccCCTCGCAtgggaggagctgggctgggtcacTGAGCTCCTTTGGTGGCTGATCCCAGTTACTGAGCACTGCTGGGTGTATCCGTGTGCCTGAcaaggctctgagcagcagctctgctcgtGCCAGCATTCCCACCCTTCACCCTCCAGCTGTTTGGGCAGTCCCTGCGGGACCCCAGCTGatcctgcccagcctggagcatcTTGCTGGGCTCAGGATACAGGCACAGGTGGTCCCTACAGCCTGACAGCCTGGCCCACGCACAAACCCTGGTCTCCCAGAGCTCAGAACAAGGATGTCAGGTTTTCCTCCCGTGGCGGAAGGAGGGCCACAGAGAAGAAGCAAGACAAGAGCTCTGGGAAGCCACACGCAGGAACAGGGGCAGCCACGGGCTCTCTGGTGCTGGGCAcaggaggatgctccaggtGCACAGGAGGTGCTCTccaggaggatgctccagcCACCAccgctgctgccacctcccagccctgctgtcagtACTGATGGGACTCACACAGGGCCCCAGCCTTGGCTTTCCCACacaggaggagccctgggaaGTGGGAGGAGGAAACGGATCTGCTCCATGTTCCCGGTGCTTCCTCTCAGCCGTCTATcccctggatttttttctcttgtgggAGCAGGAACAGCCTGTGTCACAGATAACAAAGGCAGTGACAGACACTTGTGGGGGGTACGTGAAGCACTGTGCACACCCCCAGACTCCTCCCCACCATCACCCTGCACCCTGGGACAGCCACCCAAATGCTCAGGGAGGGTTCTGTCCCCAACCCTTGGCACGTTTGCAGGATGCTGTCAGAGGTGTGGGGGCAGCAGCAGATGCTCAACTCCCCGAATCTGGCCAAGGCAGACTCTGAAATGCCCACCCATGGGCAGTGAAGGCCCAGCTGCCTACTGCCAGGTGCAgagggaaaaggcaggaatgCTAATGGAATTCTAGCCAATGGATTTGCTGAGGTACACAGGGGGTGCATGGTGGAGCAGGGAGACCTTTGTGGATGCTGAAGGACCCCAGAGAGCACAGGACCACCTTTGGGGAAACTGAAGCCCAGCCTTCTAAAGGCATGCAGGGACTTtagcccatccctgtccccacgccaggacaccagagcagaggatgaactcctggggcactgggacatCTCCGTGCTCCAGCTGCACACCCCATCTTCAGGACATCCCAGGGACTGAGCGTCCACGGGGCACCCCAGGCAGGGGATGCCCTTGTCCAGGCAGGTCAGGGGGGCTGGGATGTTGGCTCAGCTCTGGAGCTCTggctgcagtgccacaggctggcTGCCTGCCCGGGGATGGCAGTGGCAGGCTCAGTCCCAGCGCCCATTGTGCTCCcgagggagcagggctgggggaagggaCACGTTCTGGCCTCAACGTGGGCCAAGGCCACCACGGTCATccagagcagggccagcagggctggggacctgCCACTCCTGCAGGATTAGCACAGGCTTGGACAGCATTCCCAcggctgctgagctgggatggggCCAGAGGCATGAGGGGGAATGGGGTGAGATGGTGCCAAGAAAAGATATGGTCAGGTTAGGATgaggctggggtgggatggggctggggcaggatggGACCAGGGTGGGACAGGGCCAAGGCAGAACATGGCCAGGGTAGGATGGAATTTCAGTAGGATGAGGTTGGGATAAGATGAGGCCAGTGTGGGATGGAAATGGAGTGAGATGGTGCCATGTCAGGATGCAACCTGATTAGGATGGGACTAGAGTGGAACAGGGCCAGGCTAGGATGTGGCCAGGCTagaacagggctgggatggcATGGAGCTGGGGTGAgatgggattggggtgggatgGTAGCAGAGCGTGCAGGGAACGGGCAGGATGGAGCCAAGGCAGGATATGGTGAGGGAGGGATGAGGCTGGGCTAGGAGGGGACTGGTGTGGGATGGAcccagggtgggatggggccaCGGCGAAGGggcctgccctggctgtgggatgcaggaggaAGCACATCCTGCCTGGATGGAGGCTGTACCtcagtgtccctgcagcctggggcaggggaggctccgggaggatggagcagcccgCAGCATTCCCAGCATCGCTGTTAGTTTAACAATACCCCGCTGGCCTGCATGCCGGGCTAATTTTATCCTTGGAGCCAGGCCAAGACGGCCCTAACTTTCCTCGCTGTGATTTATCCCAGCCATTTCCCTTCAAAAACAAGGCCctcgtgccagccctgctgtctcccaggcagcagcacactgTCCTGGCCGGGGCAGAGCGGGGCAGGATTTGCCCCTTGGGGGGCTGTttagagagcaggaggtggtTGCCGTGGGAGCCCCTCCTGGGGTCATTCCCcccacagcacagggatgtTCAAAGCTGGCTGGAAGCCAGGGGATGCTCAGGCAGAGCCTTCCCCGGGATCCTGGAGCAGCCCTGTTTtccacagacatctctgggaaGGAGGTGGGTGTTTTTTCTACCAATGATTTTATTGAAAAGGCTGTGgggctattttttttcccttttttttcctttttttttccccttttcccagttAGCAGCCATACTTGAGAAAGAGATTTCTCTTTGCCTCTGTGCATCTATTTAAAAACTGATCAGtaaaaatgctgcagaaaagtggaaaatattgaaaatatcttgtgacaaacaaacaaaaaaaaaatctcttccaaATAAAgatctcttttcttctctttcttttttttttccatcagaaaagCTTTTAGTGTGCAAAATGCTGACCGCTTGGATGTCTTCTCCCAGCGGGCTGGGATGCACCCACCCCTGCTCCAGGAGAGTGGGTTTTCAGGAAGCTAAAAATCACTGGGCAGAGTTACCTCCCCACTGTCCTTCTTGCGACCCCCCATGCTCCCGCCAGACCCGTGGCAGGGTGGGAGGtccccagggaaagaaagaagaggtGGCACGGCCAGCCCGCGGGCGAGCCCTCCCCTGCCAGCCCGGGAAGGGGCAAGAAAGCCCGAAGTCATTTGGTCACTAGCGTGATGAGTTCCCGTCCGGCCCGTCCCCAGGAGCCCCGGGGGCCGCGGCAGAGCGGGCTCAGGGTTAGAGGTTGTCGTACATGCGCAGCGTCttctccagctgctggctgacGCGCTGGTAGAAGACGATCTGCTGCCTCAGGTAGGACTGCATCATCCTCTTGAAGTCGGCCACGCGCCGCTCGTGGAAGTGGTTCATCTCGGCCTGCAGGGCGAAGCCCACCACGCGGCAGCGCTTGCGGATGCCGTCCGCCTCCTCCTGGTCCATCCTGCCCTCGTCGCTCATCCGCTGGCTCTCCTTCACCTTGGCGAAGGCGCCTGGCGGGCAGGGAGCAGCGTCAGGGGAGGCGTGCGACCCTCGGgcccccttccctgggcagccccccTTGGTCCCACggccccagagcagaggcacagAGCTGCCCCGTGTAAGGGAGGGATGTGCCTGCACCTCCCCCTGCCCATCAAACCTATCCCTCTCCTCCAGGCAGGCAAAGAGCAGGAGCATTTTCCCTCTGGACTCTGGCATCCCGAGCTCTTTTTCCATCCCAGGCAGTCAGCCTCATgttttggggctctgggctcctggAGTGCTCTGACTCAAGGCTTGGGGTGCAAAGTTGACGTGGGGCAGTGTTAGCACAGTCAAGCACCCCAGCCAAGCCTGCCCTCCAAACATTCCATGCCATTCCATGAACAGGGgtcaggagcagccccgggggaCCTCAGCCCAGGAAGCAGTGAACCAGGATGTGGCAAGGGCATGTGCTGCTGTCTGGAGCTCAGCTGGGAAAGCATCTCCCACTCCCAGAGGCAGCTGATGCTCTGACACcactttttccctctccttccaTGTTTTTTTACAGCTCGGTTTCGAAAGAAtcctgcctggctccagccctgcattCCTCCCCCTCATTAACACAGAGGCTAGAAAACTAAAAACAGGATCTGGCCCGCACTGGgctttcttcccttctccctgccccTTGCCGGGAGCACCAGACCCGGGGTTACAGCGCTCCCGCTgcgccagccctgctcccagaggggaggaggaggagaaggaagaagcaaAGTTTGGAGGCCAAATCCTGCCTTCCGCTCTGCCCACGCGGCCTCGCTTCCGGACGGGATCCAGCCCCTCTCCATGGGTAAACAACACTCAGAGGAAAGGCAGGGAAGCTGCCCGGGCAGGACTGAATCCTCCCTGCGCCCTTTGCCTTCCCAGCCTCCCCCAGGGATGCGGAGTGATGCACAGACATCCCTGCATGCCTGCACACAAACGGCCTGGCTTCCCCCTGGGGAAAACCTGTCCTCCAAACTCTGGGGACGCTGGTgggtgtcccctccctgctgcaggcagctgggcGAGGAGCGTGTGTGGACTTTGGCCCCACACCCACACCGTGGCTGCCTGGGTGCAAAGGGACACcgagccctgcctgcctgctgcctgccccGGGGAGAGAACAGCAGACACTTCTCCCTGCCTCTGAGCCCACCAAATCCAGGGAACCAGGGCGAATGGGACATGGGGAGCTCTGATGCCCTAGGGCTGCTAACACCCTCCTGCTGGGCTTGGAGGTGCAGGGACATAGTCTTGAAAAGTGTGACCCTGGTTCTCTCCAGAGGTTTAgtgtgtcccctgtcccactgccctgcacagccccctcGGCCCCTCTGACAGACCCAAGGCCACATCCAgccatgtcccagccctgggggaaCAAACTCTGGTATTCCTGCTGGCCACTCATCCACTGCCTTGGCAGGaagggaggatgaggaggaacaAGTGGCAGTGGGTGGGGATGCACAAGAGGTGCAGGGCAGGTCACCCAGACCtaacagcagcagtgctggctccTGCTCATAGTCTGGGGGAAGTGACATCCGTGCTGACCACCCCTGGCAGTGCCTTGGGTAGCACCAGTAGCACTTACAGAGTCCAAGGGCATCACTGGGGCAGATTCTGGACCCAACAGCCCTAGCAGACTCTCCCAGCGTGGGCTGACTGGAGGGCTGTGCCAGCGGGGACCACACTGCACCCCTAAGAGGCACAGGCAGTGGTTCCCATCCCTATTCCCATTCTCATTCCCCATTCCCTTCAAATCCCAATGGAGGATTTCCTCATTgcatccccatcccacctgTGGCACCATTCCCACTCACATGGGGCCATTCCTGGGGAGAAGAATGCCTCCTTACCTTTCTGCAGGTGGATGATGTCTGGGAAGTTGGAGAGGAGCCCTTGGTACAAGGAGAGAGTGTCCAGCATGAGGAACAGGTCGTTCTTGGGCTGCTCGGCAAACATCTCCCCCACAGTCTCGTACGTCTTGCCCGTGTGGGAGATGGCGTTGTTGAGGGCATCCAAGCTGTAGGGAGGGTCCATGTGGAAGGAGTGGCTGATGGCTTGGAAGGCGTTGCCCAGCTTCTGGAACTCCTTCCGGAAGCCCCCCACGTGCTTGCGCACCAGCTCCGACGCCACGTTGGTCAGCTGCAGGACGCTGTCGTCCATCTTCTTGCTGAAGGCCTTGAAGGCATCCACGCGGTCCTCCACGTCCTGCAGGTCCTGGTGCTCCGTGGGAATCTGGATGGTGAGGAGGAAGCTGGCGCCCACCATCTCGTCCTTCTCCGCCCGGCGTTTGCCCAGTTTCCACTGTTTCTCGTCGCGGCAGCAGAGGAAGTGCTGGAAGCCCTCGTACTGGGAGAGGACGGGGTGGCTGGTCATGTGCTCCATCCAGAGGATCAGCCGCCGCTTGCGCTTCTCGATGAAGTCCTCCTCGAAGCGGCCGGTGGCCTGCTTCTCGGGCAGGTGCGGCACCGAGATCACCGTGAACTTGTGCAGCAGGCGGTTGTAGAGCCAGTCGAAGTGTTTGTAGCGCCGGTACACGGGCGAGTTGAAGTTGCTGGGGGTCAGCTTGTAGGAGATGTAGCTCTTGATGCCCTTGAACTTGGTTTGCTTGGTGGGGTCCTCCACGGAGCAGATGAACGGGTGGGGGTTGGCCCTCCACTGCGGGCCTCTGGAGCCCATCTCGATGAAGTAGGTCTCGGCGATCTTGGACATCAGGGGCACGTCGCCCAGGATGAAGGCTTCCACCCCGGAGCGGACGAAGCAGGAGAAGCGGTTGAGGTTCCTGCCCACCACGCTGCCCCTCTTGGAGGAGCTCATGCTGTCCTGCCTCTCCAGCGCCGGCTTGGGCCGGTAGCCGGCGTGCTGGTGGTGGCCATAGGCCGCGGGGTACGGGCTGGGCGAGGGGTGCCCGTTGGTGCCCGGCGCGCTCCGGGGCTCCTCCACCACCGTGCACGCGTCGTCCCAGTCATCCCAATCGTCGTCATCGTCATCCTCGAAACTGCCCTGGTAGGAGATGCCGGGGTTGGGGGATGCCGAGTACAAGGAGGAATCGTGCCCGGGGGAGCCGACCGGGCTGCTGGAGTAGTCCGTGTAGTTGGAGCCCGAGCGGGAGCGGAGGATCTCGACATAGGAAGCGGGGAAGAGGCCGGTCTCCCCGCGGCTGTTTTGGCCCTGTAACCATCCGTCCAGGGAGTTCTCGCTGAAGATGACGAGCTCTTCGTTCTCCTGGATGCTGATCTCCTCTTTGTTTTCGCTCTGGAAGTTGTAAAGCGCTCTGGCTTTCAACGCCATGGCCGGTCCCGGGTCGGGAAGAGGGGGGAGCCAGCGGAACGCAACCCCCCCGGCCAAAACACCCCCCCAGTGCCGGCAGCACCGCGGGCTCGCGCGGCCCCGGGATCACACCACGCGCTGTGGGAAATGGCTTGGCCgctttcccaggaaaataataacaaaacaaaaaaaggcgGAGAAGAAATCCCTTACGAGGTGACGCCAATGTCCCTATGTCCAAGTGACCCCCCCCGATCCCGGCGCCCCGGTTAAAAAGAACATTCCCCTTTTAAAAACGGCATTCCCTGGATAAAAACAAGATTCCCAGTCAGGCGAGCGGCGTTCCCCCGGCTCCTCCGGGATGTGAATCCCGGCCGGCCCGAGAGCCGGGCTCTGCCATGTCCACGCAGGGTTTGTCTCTCCGGGAGGCTGGTCCCGAGGTTTCACTCTCCGGGAGGAAAACCCCTGGCTGCCAACGAGGAAATAAATCCAAAGCGATTTTTCTCGGGGCTTCTGTGGGTAAAACACCCTAAATTTCCCCTCGGCGGGCGGCTGGAAGAGCGCCGAGAACGACCCCAAAGCCTGCCCAACCTCCCGGTGATCCCAGGATTTTGCAATTCCTTTCCGGGCCGACTTTCCCGAAGGTTGGTGGGGTCTGGTTTTCCCCTGAAATCCGTGAATCTCACGCAGGACGGaggcggcgccggcggcggtGCCCGTGTCGGTGTCGGCGCTGCTGGCACTGGCTGTGacggggcagcgccggggccgctccgctGCCGGAGGGGCGGCGGAGCCGGCCCCAGCCTCCCGTGACGTAGGGCAGCgctccccgctccgccgcccggttcgcggcggggagcggcccggcccggcccggcccggccagCCGCACGCTGCCCTCTGCAGGCAGCCGGCCCCGGGGGCACGGATCCCCGCCCGCGGGGGCTGCGCCGGCTCCCGCGTCCCTGCCGAGACGTCCCCCTCGCCCGTGCCCGGTCCCAGCCCGCAGCGCCCCGTCCCGGTGCCCGGGcgctggggaaactgaggcacgggcggagcgggccggggcggcgcggggcctcCGCGCCAGGCGGGGGCGCTGCGGGCGGAAGCGGCGGGGCGCGGGTTGCCATGGAGGAGCTGAGCGCGGCGCTGGCGGCGGGCGTGGGGCTGGCGGGGCCCTGCAGCCCGGCCGCGCCGCACCCCCGGCTGGCCGCCTACAAGCCCCGCGGCGGGCCCGGGCAGGCCGAGCGCCGGCAGCGCCTCCTCCGCATCCAGAGAGAGtgagcgcggcggcggcggcggcgggagggagggagggcggcagcggcgcgGTGGCGGCGCAGGGCTGCCGGGGGCTGGTGCGCCCCGGGTGACCTGCATCCCCGCCGGGGTGTGGGTGCTGGTGCGCCCCGGGGGACCTGCATCCCCGCCggggtgctggtgctggtgcgCCCTGGGTGACCTGCATCCCCGCCggggtgctggtgctggtgcgCCCTGGGTGACCTGCATCCCCGCCGGGGTGTGGGTGCTAGTGCCCCCCGGGTGACCTGCATCCCCGCCggggtgctggtgctggtgcgCCCCGGGTGACCTGCATCCCCGCCGGGGTGTGGGTGCTGGTGTCCCCCGGGTGACTTGCATCCCCGCCGGGGTGCTGGTGGTGGTGCGCCCCGGGTGACCTGCATCCCCGCCGGGGTGTGGGTGCTGGTGTCCCCCGGGTGACTTGCATCCCCGCCGGGGTGCTGGTGGTGGTGCGCCCCGGGTGACCTGCATCCCCGCCGGGGTGCTGGTGCGCCCCGGGTGACCTGCATCCCCGCCGGCGTGTGGGTGGTGGTGCACCCCGGGTGACCTGCATCCCCGCCGGCGTGTGGGTGGTGGTGCACCCCGGGTGACCTGCATCCCCACCggggtgctggtgctggtgccCCCCGGGTGACCTGCATCCCCACCGGGGTGTGGGTGGTGGTGCCACCCGGGTGACCTGCATCCCCACCGGGTTCTTTCCCCGACCCCAGGAGGCGGCTGGACTACGTGAACCATGCCAGGAGGCTGGCGGAGGACGACTGGGCAGGGGTGGAGAGCGAGGATGAGGACAGAGAAGGGGAAGATGCGGAGGAAGAGGCGATGGACGTGGATGCTGGCAAAAAGCTGCCCAAGCGCTACGCCAATCAGGTGAGGAGCCGGCTGTGTCCCCGTGGCGAGGcgtggctgtggggcagggatgtggggtggTTTGAGGCCATGGTGATGGCCATCTGGGGGCTGAGAGTCCTGCCCGGCTTGGTGCTCGCAGAGAAACTGTGGTTAGTTCACTTCCAAAACGTGCTGAGTTCAAATGGAAAGCACGTGGAGATAGGATCCACTTTAAAATCACATAGGTCACGGATTCCAACCATTAATTCTGCATCACCGTATTCCCCGCCTTAGATTTCAGCTCAGTCAGCAGCATGAGTAACCTGTTAGGCAGTATTCAATTAAAGATTTCTGTTTCCCTGTGTTTGGAAAGGAAAGAAGGGCAAACTCAGCTGGGTTTTATCCTGGGTGCTGTATTGTCCTAGATAACACACAGCCACTTAGGCAACCTCTGAAGAGGTCAGTTTGTCCAGGCTCTTCACTCCTGACACTTTGGAATCTCTAAGCCCTGCTGTGTTTTTAAAACTAAAGTGCTGGAGTGGGGACCAAGGTGTGGGGTGCCCAGTGAAGGGCTGTGAGCCCTGTGCTGTGGTCTGAAGCTCAGCCAGCAGCGGGGAGGCAAGAGAAAGACCTGGGGAAGAATGTGTTAGCAGGTTGGACTTCATtagaggggagggaaggagcccTTTTGGGAATGACA contains these protein-coding regions:
- the SNX33 gene encoding sorting nexin-33, with product MALKARALYNFQSENKEEISIQENEELVIFSENSLDGWLQGQNSRGETGLFPASYVEILRSRSGSNYTDYSSSPVGSPGHDSSLYSASPNPGISYQGSFEDDDDDDWDDWDDACTVVEEPRSAPGTNGHPSPSPYPAAYGHHQHAGYRPKPALERQDSMSSSKRGSVVGRNLNRFSCFVRSGVEAFILGDVPLMSKIAETYFIEMGSRGPQWRANPHPFICSVEDPTKQTKFKGIKSYISYKLTPSNFNSPVYRRYKHFDWLYNRLLHKFTVISVPHLPEKQATGRFEEDFIEKRKRRLILWMEHMTSHPVLSQYEGFQHFLCCRDEKQWKLGKRRAEKDEMVGASFLLTIQIPTEHQDLQDVEDRVDAFKAFSKKMDDSVLQLTNVASELVRKHVGGFRKEFQKLGNAFQAISHSFHMDPPYSLDALNNAISHTGKTYETVGEMFAEQPKNDLFLMLDTLSLYQGLLSNFPDIIHLQKGAFAKVKESQRMSDEGRMDQEEADGIRKRCRVVGFALQAEMNHFHERRVADFKRMMQSYLRQQIVFYQRVSQQLEKTLRMYDNL